The proteins below are encoded in one region of Scyliorhinus torazame isolate Kashiwa2021f chromosome 16, sScyTor2.1, whole genome shotgun sequence:
- the LOC140392379 gene encoding chloride channel protein-like, whose translation MSSEEIVAWEKVQGEIPVNFDNCRIDASPFQLVERTSLHKTHTLFSLLGLNTVYVTSLGKLVGVVALNEIQQAIQGTSSSGIRLRPPLASFRDMQDLLKPDRVQAVVRRMAWLLPTSSTPRGQSTAKIADEHLATDPPTS comes from the exons ATTGTTGCCTGGGAGAAGGTCCAGGGTGAAATCCCCGTAAACTTCGATAATTGTCGGATCGACGCATCACCATTTCAGCTTGTGGAGAGAACATCATTACACAAG aCGCACACCCTATTTTCACTGCTCGGGTTGAACACTGTGTACGTTACCAGCCTCGGGAAGCTCGTGGGAGTTGTAGCCCTAAATGAG ATCCAGCAAGCCATCCAGGGGACTTCGTCATCAGGCATCCGACTGAGGCCGCCCCTGGCCAGCTTCCGGGACATGCAGGATCTGCTCAAACCTGACCGTGTGCAGGCGGTGGTCCGGAGGATGGCCTGGCTCCTGCCCACCAGCTCGACCCCCCGGGGGCAGTCCACCGCCAAGATCGCCGACGAGCACCTCGCCACTGACCCGCCAACCTCCTGA